A stretch of the Capsicum annuum cultivar UCD-10X-F1 chromosome 10, UCD10Xv1.1, whole genome shotgun sequence genome encodes the following:
- the LOC107843544 gene encoding small RNA degrading nuclease 1 → MEAKLESAKKEVLAEIVKLAQKREMKGNKGGWKDFLRSYDKKFGVSLSDPSKRSIDVLLAFLKTFTPDDLKFFDKVFQCHSNRDAVEKLQKSNPESESIEQRLVRLTFEHPQYPTDYSFPSHEKDWLVTRRSKKPKHIQSKAMVAIDCEMVLCQDGTEALVRICAVDRNLEVRLNEFVNPNKPIADYRTEITGITAGDLDGVSCSLADVQTSMKKLLSHGTILIGHSLHNDLRALKIDHAKVIDTSYVFKYQDQPSNRRPSLSNLCKSVLGFELRKTGSPHNCLDDACTAMKLVLAKVEGGVDNIIPLVREEVQETETAKLLVHRIPAAVHSQELHKVIPGDFTVEVKANKKGQADKYTAFVNFKNQHEANEAFDNLEGNQEKDTGGRPQKLISFHLDSGISGSFYVRKMEVNNYSKDTELAPKKRSFEDEEAVEGSKKPRIEDQSTELKEAGAGCNQCETQSKEIERLKKELSHRDEEISNLNKLIVNLVRKQGL, encoded by the exons ATGGAAGCAAAACTTGAATCAGCCAAGAAAGAG GTTCTTGCTGAAATCGTCAAGTTGGCTCAAAAGCGGGAGATGAAAGGAAATAAAGGAGGGTGGAAAGATTTTTTGAGATCGTACGACAAGAAGTTTGGGGTTAGCTTGAGTGACCCATCAAAGAGGTCCATTGATGTGCTATTAGCGTTTTTAAAGACGTTTACCCCAGACGACTTAAAG TTTTTTGACAAGGTGTTTCAGTGTCATTCCAACCGAGATGCTGTCGAGAAACTCCAAAAAAGTAACCCAGAAAGTGAATCCATTGAACAG AGACTGGTTCGTTTAACTTTTGAGCACCCTCAATATCCGACAGATTACTCATTTCCTTCACATGAGAAG GACTGGTTAGTCACCAGAAGGAGCAAAAAGCCTAAGCACATTCAATCAAAAGCCATGGTTGCAATTGATTGTGAAATGGTACTTTGCCAAGATGGAACTGAAGCTTTAGTTAGAATCTGTGCTGTGGACCGTAATCTAGAG GTTAGACTCAATGAATTTGTGAATCCAAACAAACCAATTGCAGATTATCGAACTGAAATCACTGGAATAACTGCTGGAGATTTAGATGGAGTTTCTTGTTCATTGGCTGATGTACAG ACGTCCATGAAGAAGCTATTATCACATGGAACCATATTAATTGGCCATAGTTTACACAATGATCTTCGTG CTTTGAAGATAGATCACGCCAAAGTGATTGACACATCATATGTCTTCAAATATCAGGATCAGCCTTCTAATAGAAGACCTTCTTTAAGTAACTTGTGTAAG TCTGTGTTAGGGTTTGAACTTCGAAAGACGGGCTCTCCACATAATTGTCTAGATGATGCATGTACTGCAATGAAACTTGTTCTTGCCAAGGTTGAAGGTGGAGTTGATAATATCATACCATTGGTTCGTGAAGAG GTGCAAGAGACCGAGACGGCAAAGCTACTTGTCCACAGAATACCAGCAGCTGTTCATAGTCAAGAGTTGCACAAAGTTATTCCTGGAGACTTTACTGTGGAAGTCAAG GCTAATAAAAAAGGGCAAGCAGACAAGTATACTGCCTTTGTCAATTTCAAAAATCAGCATGAGGCAAATGAGGCATTTGATAATCTTGAAGGCAACCAAGAAAAG GATACCGGTGGACGACCACAGAAGCTCATTTCATTTCACCTTGATTCCGGTATATCAGGGTCTTTTTATGTTCGTAAGATGGAAGTCAATAATTATTCTAAAGATACAGAGCTTGCCCCAAAGAAGAGGTCATTTGAAGATGAAGAGGCCGTGGAAGGATCAAAGAAGCCGAGGATAGAAGACCAATCTACAGAGCTCAAGGAGGCCGGTGCAGGTTGTAATCAGTGTGAAACTCAGTCGAAGGAGATTGAGAGACTAAAGAAAGAACTAAGCCACAGAGACGAAGAAATCTCCAACTTGAACAAACTCATTGTTAACCTTGTGAGGAAGCAAGGATTGTAA